The following proteins are encoded in a genomic region of Paenibacillus antri:
- a CDS encoding zinc-dependent alcohol dehydrogenase has translation MRSVVSHEQQVKVIDKERPVIQPNYVLMHTRYSMVSPGTELTSIRRSGSVPSSLGYSAAGIAVEVGEQVDHIRIGQPVACYGAPYVNHSEYLLVPKHLVTPVPDHVHLKEAASAGLGAIAIHALRQSGLVFGEVAVVIGLGIIGQLLARIAHAAAMKVIALDLIEERRNALREVSGIAVCSTNSELEEAVARMTGNIGADAVFHCAAGRQKELLDGSFDWIRDRGKIVIVGDMVMEFTRSQMFKKEADVIISRAGGPGRYDASYEKECRDYPIGYVRWTEGRNTQEYVRLLSERRISVSSLITRQASLIDVAEMYRDFVDRPQQILGGVISFDGP, from the coding sequence ATGCGGAGCGTCGTAAGTCATGAGCAACAGGTCAAGGTGATTGATAAGGAACGCCCTGTCATTCAGCCTAACTACGTCTTAATGCATACCCGGTACTCCATGGTCAGCCCGGGAACCGAATTGACCTCGATCCGAAGAAGCGGATCGGTTCCTTCTTCCCTCGGGTACAGCGCGGCAGGGATTGCAGTGGAGGTCGGAGAACAGGTCGACCATATTCGAATCGGTCAGCCCGTTGCATGTTACGGAGCTCCTTATGTGAATCACTCCGAATATTTGTTGGTTCCTAAGCACCTGGTCACCCCGGTGCCGGATCACGTCCATCTCAAAGAAGCGGCGTCGGCCGGGCTCGGAGCCATCGCCATTCACGCATTGCGACAGTCCGGGTTAGTCTTCGGCGAAGTCGCAGTCGTGATCGGACTCGGAATCATCGGTCAGCTTCTCGCCCGCATTGCGCATGCGGCCGCCATGAAAGTGATTGCGCTTGACCTGATCGAAGAACGCAGGAATGCGCTTCGGGAGGTGTCAGGGATCGCCGTATGCTCCACCAATTCCGAATTGGAGGAAGCCGTTGCCCGGATGACGGGCAATATCGGTGCGGACGCCGTATTTCATTGCGCGGCGGGCCGGCAGAAAGAGCTCCTTGACGGCAGCTTCGACTGGATTCGAGATCGAGGCAAGATCGTGATCGTCGGCGACATGGTCATGGAATTTACCCGGTCGCAGATGTTCAAGAAGGAAGCCGACGTCATCATCTCCCGGGCCGGGGGTCCGGGTCGATATGACGCCTCCTATGAGAAGGAATGCCGCGATTACCCGATCGGCTATGTTCGATGGACGGAAGGAAGAAATACGCAGGAATACGTCCGCCTCTTATCCGAACGGCGGATAAGCGTAAGTTCGTTAATTACGAGGCAGGCCTCCTTGATTGACGTAGCGGAAATGTACCGCGATTTTGTAGATAGACCGCAGCAAATTTTGGGGGGCGTCATTTCCTTCGACGGACCGTAA